One Pullulanibacillus sp. KACC 23026 DNA segment encodes these proteins:
- a CDS encoding bifunctional homocysteine S-methyltransferase/methylenetetrahydrofolate reductase, with translation MGLSNGEHFRTRIQKGYLIGDGAMATLLHQSGQPIRSCFEELNLSDPHLIKGVHSAYLHAGARLIQTNSYSASRVGLARYGLGEQVDAINRASVQIAREAVYEAQLESTDPAFVFGTIGSMIDFIKQTDPKEQEALIENLVEEQASALLEEGVDGLILETYADLQELSLALRKVRRLTDLPIVTNLSPLVIGVTRDGYSIEEAFKQLVELGADVVGLNCRLGLSGLLRTYEQTSLEPGIPYAAVPNGGLLHMEEDGAYAYTANADYFADIGTELVQKGIRLIGGCCGTSPNHIKALKNRLDQTDFTLGDTGIKSQKPLKVIEPLSASASQPAKEDAVFSVNGVKPPTLLEKVKQETTIVVELDPPRMLNVEKYIKGAEALHAAGVDAITLADNSLGTVRVSNMALASLLKARGMEPLVHIACRDRNLIGQQSHLMGLHVLGIHQILLVTGDPSKFGDLPGATSVYDVSSTELIRMVKKLNNGHAFSGQSLKAPSTFVIGTSFNPNVLNFNKAMDRLKRKIEAGADYVMTQPIYDARLFEKLARAVEPLGIPVFVGIMPLTSARNAQFLHHEVPGISLTETILKRMQDAPEESAHEEGIRIAEELVDEAADYFNGIYLVTPFLRYELTVHLTHYLRDRSKRLQIKK, from the coding sequence GTGGGACTGTCTAATGGGGAACACTTTCGTACAAGAATTCAAAAAGGGTATCTGATTGGCGATGGAGCAATGGCTACTTTGCTTCATCAATCCGGTCAGCCGATTCGTTCTTGCTTTGAAGAGCTTAACTTGTCAGACCCTCATCTTATTAAAGGTGTTCACAGTGCTTATTTGCACGCGGGGGCACGACTGATTCAAACGAATTCTTACAGTGCGAGTCGTGTGGGTCTCGCTCGTTATGGATTGGGTGAACAGGTCGACGCGATTAATCGGGCGTCTGTTCAAATCGCGCGTGAAGCCGTATATGAGGCCCAATTGGAATCAACTGATCCAGCTTTTGTCTTTGGAACAATTGGCTCAATGATTGATTTTATTAAACAAACGGATCCGAAAGAGCAAGAAGCACTTATTGAAAACTTAGTTGAAGAACAGGCATCAGCCTTGTTAGAGGAAGGCGTCGATGGCCTCATCCTTGAAACCTATGCAGACTTGCAGGAGCTTAGCTTAGCATTAAGAAAAGTAAGAAGGTTGACTGATTTGCCAATCGTCACCAATCTTTCCCCCCTAGTTATAGGGGTGACTCGAGACGGCTATTCGATTGAAGAAGCGTTCAAGCAGCTTGTTGAATTAGGAGCAGATGTGGTTGGTTTGAATTGTCGATTAGGTTTAAGCGGACTTTTACGGACGTATGAACAAACATCGCTTGAACCCGGTATTCCATATGCTGCTGTGCCGAACGGCGGATTGCTTCATATGGAGGAGGACGGCGCATATGCTTATACGGCGAATGCTGATTATTTTGCTGACATTGGAACGGAACTGGTCCAAAAAGGAATTCGCTTGATTGGTGGCTGCTGTGGCACATCCCCTAATCATATTAAAGCCTTGAAAAATCGTCTTGATCAGACAGACTTCACATTAGGGGACACAGGTATAAAAAGTCAAAAGCCTTTAAAGGTAATAGAGCCGCTTTCTGCATCGGCTAGCCAGCCTGCGAAGGAAGATGCCGTTTTTTCGGTCAATGGAGTGAAGCCCCCAACCTTACTTGAAAAGGTGAAGCAGGAAACGACGATTGTCGTCGAGTTAGACCCGCCGAGGATGTTAAATGTAGAAAAGTATATTAAAGGGGCAGAGGCACTCCATGCTGCAGGTGTGGATGCGATCACACTTGCTGATAATTCACTCGGTACGGTCCGTGTAAGTAATATGGCACTTGCTAGTCTGCTTAAAGCTAGAGGCATGGAACCGCTTGTGCATATTGCCTGTCGCGATCGTAACCTAATTGGTCAGCAATCTCATTTAATGGGGCTGCATGTACTAGGCATCCATCAAATCTTACTGGTCACAGGGGATCCTTCTAAATTTGGTGATCTTCCTGGTGCGACCTCCGTCTACGATGTGTCGTCTACGGAGCTTATTAGAATGGTAAAAAAACTGAATAATGGTCACGCTTTCTCAGGACAATCTTTAAAGGCTCCATCCACTTTTGTCATCGGCACCTCCTTTAATCCCAATGTGCTTAACTTTAATAAGGCAATGGATCGCTTGAAACGCAAAATCGAGGCAGGGGCTGATTATGTCATGACCCAGCCGATTTATGATGCACGACTTTTTGAAAAACTCGCCCGTGCAGTGGAGCCTCTTGGCATTCCGGTATTTGTCGGCATTATGCCTCTAACGAGTGCACGCAATGCACAGTTTCTTCATCACGAGGTCCCGGGCATCAGCTTAACTGAGACTATTTTAAAAAGAATGCAGGACGCTCCTGAAGAATCAGCACATGAAGAAGGCATCAGGATAGCGGAAGAATTAGTGGATGAAGCCGCTGATTATTTTAATGGGATTTACCTCGTTACGCCGTTTCTGCGTTATGAGTTGACTGTTCACCTCACACACTACTTGAGAGATCGTTCCAAACGTTTACAAATAAAAAAATAA
- a CDS encoding CPBP family intramembrane glutamic endopeptidase, which translates to MANNQRPIDQFSNRDILTSLYMSQGLLLLASLVIYGVFIRDFKVIEQVWMVTDPYYFIYALIVALAIVGIELVLEFKLPGDWFQDNGTNERLMQALSIPHLFVAMAVVAIVEELLFRGMLQTEFGLVISSILFAVIHLNYIKKPILLGFVILLSFILGGLFALTHSLIITILTHYLIDVLLGLYMKWTQGRLMGES; encoded by the coding sequence ATGGCGAACAACCAACGCCCTATTGATCAGTTTTCCAATCGGGATATTCTCACCAGCCTGTATATGAGTCAGGGCCTGTTATTGCTGGCATCACTGGTGATTTATGGGGTCTTTATTCGAGATTTTAAAGTGATCGAACAGGTATGGATGGTGACCGATCCTTATTATTTTATTTATGCTCTAATCGTGGCTCTTGCCATCGTTGGGATCGAGCTCGTCCTTGAATTTAAACTGCCAGGGGACTGGTTTCAGGATAATGGAACCAATGAACGGCTGATGCAGGCGCTATCGATTCCTCATCTCTTTGTTGCGATGGCAGTCGTGGCAATAGTGGAAGAACTGTTATTTCGAGGGATGCTGCAAACCGAATTTGGTCTAGTTATAAGCAGTATTCTGTTTGCTGTGATTCATTTGAATTATATCAAAAAGCCTATTTTACTAGGATTTGTCATCCTGCTAAGCTTTATTTTAGGGGGCTTGTTTGCTTTGACCCATAGCCTCATCATAACGATCCTCACTCATTATTTGATCGATGTGCTTCTTGGGTTGTACATGAAGTGGACTCAGGGTCGTTTAATGGGTGAGAGCTAG
- a CDS encoding helix-turn-helix domain-containing protein, with protein sequence MEKTAFIELISNHIKLVRTEQQMTQDKMCEVLGISKKSLVQIEKGRTQANWTTVVTFCLVFNHSKLLFSLIGDQPADFVRLLAFKYNGSPKDQTLGGRVWWKEIEQRGAFRLQQNLISHHYRILDQYDFRWFSSFDLEESKQRLKELDGKASGN encoded by the coding sequence GTGGAAAAGACGGCGTTTATTGAACTTATTTCTAATCATATAAAACTTGTCAGAACTGAACAACAGATGACTCAGGATAAGATGTGTGAAGTGCTTGGCATTTCAAAAAAGTCTCTTGTCCAGATTGAAAAAGGACGGACGCAAGCGAATTGGACGACTGTGGTAACCTTTTGTTTAGTGTTTAATCATAGCAAACTATTATTTTCCTTAATTGGTGACCAACCGGCTGATTTTGTTAGGCTTTTAGCTTTCAAATACAATGGGTCGCCTAAAGATCAGACTTTGGGAGGCCGTGTTTGGTGGAAGGAGATTGAGCAACGAGGGGCGTTTCGTTTGCAGCAAAATTTAATCAGTCATCATTATCGCATCCTTGATCAATATGATTTTCGTTGGTTTAGCTCCTTTGATCTTGAAGAGAGCAAGCAGCGTTTAAAGGAATTGGATGGAAAAGCCTCTGGGAATTAA
- a CDS encoding DUF202 domain-containing protein: MKNIDKNTQDSKYIQQHLANERTYLAWIRTSITIIGVGFLITNLHFSNIKRHHSGDALAETIGLASIFVGMITLILATVGYFQKGKGINNQSFTYPKPSIFLLAAFLLLIFIVFGIYYLYTWG; this comes from the coding sequence ATGAAAAACATCGATAAAAACACTCAAGATTCCAAATATATACAACAACATTTAGCGAATGAAAGAACCTATCTTGCTTGGATTCGAACAAGCATTACCATAATCGGTGTCGGCTTTCTCATAACCAATCTTCATTTTTCAAATATCAAGCGACATCACAGCGGCGATGCTCTCGCCGAAACCATAGGGCTAGCCTCTATTTTTGTTGGAATGATCACATTAATCCTGGCTACAGTGGGTTACTTCCAAAAAGGGAAAGGCATTAACAACCAAAGCTTTACTTATCCCAAACCATCGATTTTCCTGTTAGCTGCCTTTCTTTTACTCATCTTTATCGTTTTTGGAATCTATTATTTGTACACTTGGGGCTAA
- a CDS encoding DUF1697 domain-containing protein, translating to MPAYIGLLKGVNVGGKNKVNMGELRNLFEEMGYTDVKTYINSGNILFDSDASERDLIPAIEKEIERRFGVSIPIVLRTVEEWTASIEASPYANQAADNGKRVNIGYMVEEPSQAFIQKVEESKGEDECTFIGRDLHILLNQSAADSKLLRNQSKLGTITVRNWNTIQKLAQLSINN from the coding sequence ATGCCAGCATATATTGGGTTGTTAAAAGGCGTGAATGTAGGCGGCAAAAATAAGGTGAATATGGGTGAATTGCGGAACCTGTTTGAAGAAATGGGCTATACCGATGTAAAAACATATATTAACAGTGGGAACATCCTGTTTGACTCAGATGCCAGTGAGCGTGATTTAATCCCTGCCATCGAAAAAGAGATCGAGCGGCGATTCGGTGTTTCTATTCCGATTGTATTAAGAACGGTTGAGGAATGGACAGCAAGTATAGAAGCCTCTCCGTATGCTAATCAGGCCGCAGATAATGGGAAAAGGGTCAACATAGGCTACATGGTTGAAGAACCATCGCAGGCTTTTATTCAGAAGGTTGAGGAATCCAAAGGTGAAGATGAGTGTACTTTTATTGGCCGGGATTTACATATCCTTCTCAATCAAAGTGCAGCGGATTCTAAGCTGCTCCGGAACCAGTCAAAGCTTGGTACCATTACCGTTCGAAATTGGAATACCATTCAGAAGCTTGCCCAGCTTTCGATAAATAATTAG
- a CDS encoding nucleotidyltransferase domain-containing protein, protein MGCNWETCPREVHEYSFKLLTELKYLLKNKLVGLYIHGSLALGGFNPAGSDVDVLVVTSGRLTLPLKRSLAKCCLSLSNLFSLFYEIQGARARVLKSESQLEGNS, encoded by the coding sequence ATGGGCTGTAATTGGGAGACCTGTCCAAGAGAGGTGCACGAGTATAGCTTTAAGCTTTTAACAGAGCTTAAATATCTTTTAAAAAATAAGTTGGTTGGCTTATACATACATGGCTCATTGGCTTTAGGCGGTTTCAACCCTGCAGGCAGTGATGTGGATGTTCTCGTCGTGACCTCTGGCCGATTGACCTTGCCGCTAAAAAGAAGCTTGGCCAAGTGCTGCTTAAGTTTATCTAATCTTTTTTCGCTGTTTTATGAAATTCAGGGTGCAAGAGCCCGTGTTCTAAAAAGTGAGAGTCAACTAGAAGGTAATTCTTAA
- a CDS encoding YcxB family protein: MEIDHLLKKRLYRRILRREMGFGRLNSWFILIFYLVWWKIAYDLTKVGQLKTNVPLLAAVSLVILLLLIYQFIVTRSYIKNTKLLESVKKVELHKHQLLVEAENATVPYAYKLETLTKVTETKNGFLLYFKGKQMIPLPKAGLPSIDEARDCLAAHKTIRHSYWLWTFLLFILMTVYGVYQVGQNAVQFHGALAWKISELKTDSHTSLKDDNFYTSGLSGILDNVKKQVTLEPYLMTNDLEVDFDKDGTITSIDTYIYGYDKNERLQAGYLIYYDRDKSNRVTIHKQDWNGDGTTAYDPNNDLSIVINMVKNIPIKKEVDQWNQPQAAILYKGIRNWGYNLSGIRFIHQDGRIIIPTLAEEQITGPTVSLYVPGMEDTLTPERYVYQP; the protein is encoded by the coding sequence TTGGAAATAGACCATCTATTAAAAAAACGACTGTACAGGAGAATCCTTAGAAGAGAAATGGGATTTGGAAGGCTGAACAGTTGGTTTATCCTCATTTTTTACTTAGTCTGGTGGAAGATCGCTTATGATCTAACTAAAGTTGGACAGCTGAAAACCAATGTTCCACTACTCGCAGCGGTTAGCCTAGTTATCTTGCTTTTATTGATCTATCAATTCATCGTGACAAGATCATACATAAAGAATACTAAATTACTAGAGTCCGTAAAAAAAGTCGAGCTACATAAGCATCAATTGCTGGTTGAAGCAGAGAATGCCACAGTTCCTTATGCCTATAAGCTTGAGACGTTAACTAAGGTGACAGAAACGAAGAATGGGTTTTTACTTTATTTTAAGGGAAAGCAGATGATTCCTTTACCTAAAGCGGGGTTGCCCTCCATTGACGAGGCTCGAGATTGTTTAGCTGCCCATAAGACCATTCGGCATTCCTATTGGCTTTGGACGTTTCTTCTTTTTATTCTGATGACGGTCTATGGTGTCTATCAGGTGGGGCAAAATGCGGTTCAATTTCACGGGGCCCTTGCTTGGAAAATCAGTGAATTAAAAACGGATTCTCATACATCTCTTAAGGATGACAATTTTTATACGTCTGGTCTTAGTGGGATCCTGGATAATGTAAAGAAGCAGGTAACCTTAGAGCCTTATTTGATGACCAATGATTTAGAGGTGGACTTTGATAAGGATGGAACCATCACGAGCATCGATACTTATATTTATGGGTACGACAAGAATGAACGCTTACAAGCGGGCTATCTCATTTATTATGATAGGGATAAAAGCAATCGTGTGACGATTCACAAACAGGATTGGAACGGTGATGGAACCACGGCGTATGATCCGAATAATGACCTGTCCATTGTGATCAATATGGTGAAGAACATACCGATCAAAAAAGAGGTTGATCAGTGGAACCAACCACAAGCGGCCATTCTTTATAAAGGAATCAGAAACTGGGGTTACAATCTGTCAGGAATTCGCTTTATCCATCAAGATGGAAGGATCATCATCCCGACTCTGGCTGAAGAACAAATAACGGGGCCAACCGTTTCCTTGTATGTACCCGGGATGGAGGACACTCTTACACCAGAACGCTATGTTTATCAGCCCTAA
- a CDS encoding DinB family protein: MNFKWEEALEVLERTPHALNGLLAGLSDGWLFGNEGDGTWSPYEVIGHLIEAEKTNWWPRLDTILSTDENKAFPPFDRFAHLTKGQEQTIEQKLNDFKQIRSQSVRRLKSLIDPEKHFELTGEHPEFGSVQLRELLATWVVHDLTHISQIVRVMAKRYNDDVGPWKSYLGILNR, from the coding sequence ATGAACTTTAAATGGGAAGAAGCTCTTGAAGTTCTGGAGCGGACGCCACACGCGTTGAATGGTTTATTAGCTGGGCTTTCTGACGGATGGCTGTTTGGGAATGAAGGGGATGGAACCTGGAGTCCGTATGAAGTCATTGGACATCTTATCGAAGCGGAGAAGACGAACTGGTGGCCGCGGCTAGATACGATTCTAAGTACTGATGAGAACAAAGCGTTTCCTCCTTTTGACCGGTTTGCTCATTTAACGAAAGGGCAGGAGCAAACCATTGAACAAAAGCTGAATGATTTTAAACAGATAAGATCTCAAAGTGTTAGGAGGCTCAAGTCATTAATTGATCCCGAGAAGCATTTTGAATTAACAGGCGAGCATCCAGAATTCGGTTCAGTTCAATTGCGAGAGCTCTTAGCAACTTGGGTGGTTCATGATTTGACGCATATTTCCCAAATTGTCCGGGTGATGGCAAAACGCTATAACGACGATGTGGGTCCTTGGAAGTCCTATTTAGGGATATTAAACAGGTAG
- a CDS encoding GNAT family N-acetyltransferase, whose translation MIRKATHKDIPDLVHLMEELGYPTTLEKMEARYKAISEKDNYHLLIAEEDGKAVGMAGLYSALFFEYDGLYVRLAAFVVDSRYRRKGIGKALLSEVEKWAKDQGAESVLLNSGNRPERKAAHQFYLRLGYLAKSIGFVKSI comes from the coding sequence GTGATTAGGAAGGCAACTCATAAAGATATTCCGGATTTGGTCCATTTAATGGAGGAATTAGGTTATCCAACGACGCTTGAAAAAATGGAAGCCAGATATAAAGCGATTTCTGAGAAAGATAATTATCATCTATTAATCGCAGAGGAAGATGGAAAAGCGGTGGGCATGGCTGGACTCTATTCTGCATTGTTTTTTGAGTATGACGGGCTTTATGTAAGATTAGCCGCTTTTGTGGTAGATAGCCGATATCGGAGAAAAGGGATCGGGAAGGCTTTATTAAGTGAAGTCGAAAAGTGGGCAAAGGATCAAGGGGCAGAATCGGTCCTATTAAACAGCGGCAATAGGCCCGAAAGAAAGGCCGCTCACCAATTTTACTTAAGATTGGGATATCTCGCCAAAAGTATAGGATTTGTCAAATCAATTTAG
- a CDS encoding saccharopine dehydrogenase C-terminal domain-containing protein: MKVGVLGAGLMGKEAARDLAGSPGVTQVVLADVDLEKANQVSATLKSDKLTAERVDAKNQDELEAFIRRFDVIINALFYTFNETVAATAIKLGVNACDLGGHIGGATDHILKLQDEALKNQMTLIPDLGVAPGMINILSGYGVSKLDEAETILIRVGGIPVQPEPPFGYNHVFSMEGVFDHYTDPSFVIRNGEAKSIPSLSEIETIYFEKFGPLEAFHTAGGTSTIGHSFPYLKNLEYKTIRYPGHAEKFKLLVDLNLTQRDYTVEVNGQTIKPRDVLLKVLDPIVDLKDKEDVVLLRVIVSGTKDGQPKTYTYEMVTYKDTVHNVTAMARSTAYTISVVAQMLGNGTITQKGIFTPERIVPGKLYIEEMAKRGVLIKETVLDQKTEPI; encoded by the coding sequence ATGAAAGTCGGTGTACTAGGTGCAGGTCTAATGGGAAAGGAAGCGGCCCGTGATCTTGCAGGCAGCCCTGGAGTGACTCAAGTCGTTCTTGCGGATGTCGATCTAGAAAAAGCCAATCAGGTGTCTGCCACCTTAAAGAGTGATAAGCTGACAGCCGAGCGAGTGGATGCTAAAAATCAAGATGAGCTTGAAGCTTTTATCAGACGGTTTGACGTGATTATTAATGCACTCTTCTATACATTTAATGAGACGGTTGCCGCCACAGCCATTAAACTTGGTGTCAACGCCTGTGACTTAGGCGGTCATATAGGCGGTGCAACGGATCATATTTTAAAATTACAAGATGAGGCTCTAAAGAATCAAATGACGTTGATCCCTGATCTCGGTGTCGCCCCTGGCATGATCAACATTTTATCAGGCTACGGAGTCAGTAAACTTGATGAAGCTGAAACCATCCTCATTCGGGTCGGAGGCATTCCAGTTCAGCCTGAGCCCCCTTTTGGCTATAACCATGTGTTTTCCATGGAAGGTGTTTTTGACCATTACACAGACCCCTCCTTTGTCATTCGAAACGGTGAAGCAAAGTCGATTCCATCCCTATCTGAAATTGAAACCATTTATTTTGAAAAATTTGGACCGCTCGAAGCCTTTCATACAGCCGGCGGAACCTCCACCATTGGCCATTCCTTCCCTTATCTAAAAAACTTAGAATACAAAACCATTCGCTATCCTGGCCACGCTGAAAAATTCAAGCTCCTCGTGGACTTGAATCTCACTCAGCGAGATTATACGGTTGAAGTCAACGGTCAAACGATTAAACCGCGTGATGTGCTGCTTAAGGTACTCGACCCGATCGTTGACCTCAAAGATAAAGAAGATGTGGTGCTTCTTAGAGTCATCGTCTCAGGCACCAAAGACGGCCAACCTAAAACTTACACTTATGAGATGGTCACCTATAAAGATACCGTCCATAATGTGACCGCCATGGCGCGTTCAACCGCATACACCATTTCTGTTGTAGCACAAATGCTTGGCAATGGGACGATCACCCAAAAAGGCATCTTTACTCCTGAGAGGATTGTTCCAGGAAAGCTTTATATAGAAGAAATGGCCAAACGCGGTGTCCTTATTAAGGAGACCGTACTCGACCAAAAAACAGAACCGATTTGA
- a CDS encoding aldehyde dehydrogenase family protein, with the protein MTAEITYLNFINGVWKKGSGTRSVENVNPANRKVLGMIYESSKADVDVAVQAAVQAQKTWRLVPAPARGEFLFRIGELLRKNKERLAQLLTSEMGKVIAEARGEVQEAIDMAYFMGGEGRRLVGQTVPSELPNKQAMSFRAPVGVAGLITPWNFPIAIASWKIFPALVSGNSVVWKPATDTPALAYEFVKLIEEAGVPKGVINLVFGSGSTVGTALVEHPDVNIVSFTGSTEVGRAISSKAGEQFKKVSLEMGGKNAIIVMDDADLDLAVDGIIWSAFGTAGQRCTACSRLIVHEPIKEDLENRLLSRISELKMGDGLDETVQIGPVINEPALKSIHEYVRIGQEEGANLLCGGQILKSGDCQNGFFYAPTLFTNVNREMRVAREEIFGPVLSIISVTSLEEAIEVNNEVNYGLSSSIFTNDTNRTFIAMRDLDTGIVYINAGTIGAEIHLPFGGTKHTGNGHRDSGVVALDVFTEWKSVYVDYSQKLQRAQIDNN; encoded by the coding sequence ATGACCGCAGAGATTACCTATCTGAATTTTATTAATGGTGTTTGGAAGAAAGGCTCTGGCACCCGCAGTGTTGAAAACGTCAATCCCGCCAATAGAAAAGTACTCGGCATGATCTATGAGTCATCGAAAGCGGATGTTGATGTAGCCGTCCAAGCAGCCGTTCAGGCGCAAAAAACATGGCGCTTAGTGCCGGCACCGGCTCGTGGTGAATTCCTCTTTCGAATTGGGGAGCTCTTACGAAAAAATAAAGAACGGTTAGCACAGCTTTTGACTTCTGAAATGGGGAAAGTGATTGCTGAAGCGCGCGGCGAAGTGCAAGAAGCGATTGATATGGCTTACTTTATGGGGGGAGAGGGACGCCGTTTGGTCGGGCAAACCGTTCCCTCTGAACTGCCGAATAAACAAGCGATGAGCTTTCGTGCACCAGTCGGGGTTGCCGGGCTTATTACGCCATGGAATTTTCCGATTGCGATCGCCAGTTGGAAGATCTTCCCCGCTCTTGTCAGCGGAAACTCCGTCGTCTGGAAACCAGCCACCGATACACCCGCCCTTGCCTATGAATTCGTCAAACTAATTGAAGAAGCCGGGGTGCCAAAAGGCGTGATCAATCTCGTCTTTGGTTCAGGAAGTACAGTCGGAACCGCTCTAGTCGAACACCCTGATGTCAACATCGTTTCTTTTACTGGATCAACAGAGGTTGGTCGAGCGATTTCAAGCAAAGCAGGAGAACAGTTTAAAAAAGTGAGCCTTGAAATGGGCGGGAAAAATGCCATTATTGTCATGGATGATGCCGACCTTGATTTGGCTGTCGACGGCATTATTTGGAGTGCATTTGGAACCGCTGGCCAGCGATGTACAGCCTGCAGCCGCTTGATTGTCCACGAACCCATCAAAGAGGACCTCGAGAATCGCCTGCTCTCTCGCATCTCTGAATTAAAAATGGGAGATGGATTGGATGAAACCGTTCAGATTGGTCCGGTTATCAATGAACCGGCGCTTAAGTCGATTCACGAATATGTTCGAATCGGTCAAGAGGAAGGAGCCAACCTTCTGTGCGGCGGACAAATCCTAAAGAGTGGCGATTGCCAAAATGGCTTTTTCTATGCCCCTACTCTTTTCACGAATGTCAACCGGGAAATGCGAGTCGCCCGTGAAGAAATCTTTGGACCTGTTCTCTCGATTATTTCCGTGACCAGTTTAGAGGAAGCCATTGAGGTTAATAACGAGGTTAATTATGGACTCTCGAGCTCTATTTTTACAAACGATACAAATCGAACCTTTATCGCGATGCGGGATCTGGATACCGGAATTGTTTATATCAATGCCGGAACGATTGGCGCTGAAATTCATTTGCCGTTTGGCGGAACGAAGCACACCGGCAACGGCCATCGCGATTCGGGTGTGGTCGCATTAGATGTGTTTACCGAATGGAAGAGTGTCTATGTGGATTACAGCCAAAAGCTGCAGCGTGCCCAGATTGATAACAATTAA